The Campylobacter sp. CN_NE2 genome contains a region encoding:
- a CDS encoding Crp/Fnr family transcriptional regulator, whose protein sequence is MLNSKDLEILRREFIDKFDFSDEDKKLIEEKCIDKVLGKDKLTYFNHECLGFIIVKSGLLRAFITSENFKEITVFMLKKGESCVLCDSCFMGSFETKINIQVKEQAEVLLIPAEIFIKMKDKYQSLTNHILTLVAKRFAQSIKVMEQALFSPLSERILAFLKKNSQNGSMKITHEELASHLGSAREAVSRILKEMENDKLISRKRGVISVL, encoded by the coding sequence ATGTTAAATAGCAAAGACTTGGAAATTTTGCGTAGAGAATTTATCGATAAATTTGATTTTAGTGATGAAGATAAAAAATTGATTGAAGAAAAGTGCATTGATAAAGTTTTGGGCAAAGATAAACTTACATATTTTAATCACGAGTGTTTGGGCTTTATTATCGTCAAAAGCGGACTTTTGCGCGCCTTTATAACATCTGAAAATTTCAAAGAAATCACCGTTTTTATGCTAAAAAAAGGCGAAAGTTGTGTTTTGTGCGATTCTTGTTTTATGGGTAGTTTTGAAACAAAAATCAATATCCAAGTTAAAGAACAAGCCGAAGTTTTACTGATTCCTGCCGAAATTTTTATAAAAATGAAAGATAAATATCAAAGTCTTACAAATCATATACTAACGCTTGTTGCAAAACGATTTGCACAGTCTATAAAAGTCATGGAACAAGCACTTTTTTCGCCACTTAGTGAGCGAATTTTGGCATTTTTAAAAAAGAATTCTCAAAACGGAAGTATGAAGATCACGCACGAAGAATTGGCTTCGCATTTAGGAAGCGCGAGAGAAGCTGTTTCTAGAATTTTAAAAGAGATGGAAAATGATAAACTTATCTCTCGCAAACGCGGCGTGATAAGCGTTTTATAA
- a CDS encoding NUDIX domain-containing protein, with the protein MDTSIKNLKISNMEKSDFVKPFRLHFEMDGKPRVWDCVKVHDSVSILLFHKEKNALLLVKQFRPPVWYHQQQSGFDWNEQGFTHELCAGILDKNLSPKQTAIEEIYEETGYLVKDLEFITSFYSALGFAANRQYLFYGEITEDDKKGLGGGIDGEKIELVYLDVKKAKEFMFNEELIRAPGLMFAFLWFFANKI; encoded by the coding sequence ATGGATACTTCTATAAAAAATTTAAAAATTTCAAATATGGAAAAATCAGATTTTGTAAAGCCTTTTCGTTTGCATTTTGAAATGGACGGCAAACCAAGAGTTTGGGATTGTGTTAAAGTCCATGATAGCGTATCAATTTTACTTTTTCATAAAGAAAAAAATGCTCTTTTGCTTGTTAAACAATTTCGTCCGCCTGTTTGGTATCATCAGCAACAAAGCGGGTTTGATTGGAACGAACAAGGCTTTACGCATGAGCTTTGTGCGGGAATTTTGGATAAAAATTTAAGCCCAAAACAAACTGCAATAGAAGAGATTTATGAAGAAACAGGTTATTTGGTTAAAGATTTGGAATTCATAACTAGTTTTTATAGCGCACTTGGTTTTGCGGCAAATAGACAATATCTTTTTTACGGCGAGATTACCGAAGATGATAAAAAGGGCTTAGGTGGCGGAATAGATGGCGAAAAAATCGAGCTTGTATATTTAGATGTCAAAAAGGCAAAGGAATTTATGTTTAATGAAGAGCTCATTAGAGCTCCCGGGTTAATGTTTGCCTTTTTGTGGTTTTTTGCAAATAAAATTTGA
- the mgtE gene encoding magnesium transporter, producing the protein MEAREFEEAREVLDSHIEETAEEEISSADLADHLKTLKKHDEEKYVEYLEKLDPEDLANVALEMPDHMLEDVIETIPHEKIVEAIEELESDDQAELFQNIEEIDEEKAKQIFEKLDEEDQKDILQISNYEDDEAGAYMQTEVFSAKTNETLKQAVDRLRNLKESGEIENVFQLFVLDESERLISAFSTSDLILYDFNLTLKEIIDKYDDEYKPHFATDTDKIDDVVRDFEEFDLSVMPVVDSNGVLIGRITSDDIHDIIQDRATEQIYHLAGVNDEAEEEDTLVKAGSSRAAWLFVNLCTAIVSSAIIGLFDSTIETIVALAILMPIVASMGGNTGTQALTVTVRRLALGEIEFKDKKNVLFREVAIAFTNGMIFAIIMGFVAYFWFGIKLLGVVIAMSMVINFTFAGIFGTVIPLTLKKFGIDPAVGSSVLLTTVTDIVGFFSFLGLATWILL; encoded by the coding sequence ATGGAAGCAAGAGAATTTGAAGAAGCACGAGAAGTCCTAGATTCGCATATTGAAGAGACAGCAGAAGAAGAGATAAGCTCAGCAGATCTTGCCGATCACCTAAAAACGCTTAAAAAACACGACGAAGAAAAATATGTCGAATACCTAGAAAAACTAGACCCGGAAGACCTTGCAAATGTCGCTCTTGAAATGCCAGATCACATGCTCGAAGATGTTATCGAAACTATTCCACATGAAAAAATCGTCGAAGCTATCGAAGAGCTAGAAAGCGATGATCAAGCCGAACTTTTCCAAAATATCGAAGAAATAGACGAAGAAAAAGCAAAGCAAATTTTTGAAAAACTTGACGAAGAAGATCAAAAAGATATTTTACAAATTTCAAATTATGAAGATGATGAAGCCGGTGCATATATGCAAACGGAGGTTTTTAGCGCTAAAACAAACGAAACGCTAAAACAAGCCGTAGATCGCCTACGAAATTTAAAAGAAAGCGGCGAAATAGAAAATGTTTTTCAACTTTTTGTTTTGGACGAAAGCGAACGCTTGATTTCAGCATTTTCGACTTCGGATTTGATTTTATATGATTTTAATTTAACTTTAAAAGAGATTATAGATAAATACGATGATGAATACAAACCACATTTTGCCACTGATACCGATAAAATCGATGATGTCGTAAGAGATTTTGAAGAATTTGATTTAAGCGTTATGCCTGTTGTCGATAGCAATGGCGTTTTAATAGGTCGCATCACAAGCGATGATATACACGATATTATCCAAGACAGGGCAACCGAGCAAATTTATCACTTAGCAGGTGTTAATGACGAAGCCGAAGAAGAAGATACGCTAGTAAAAGCAGGAAGCTCTCGTGCGGCGTGGCTTTTTGTGAATTTATGCACGGCTATTGTTAGCTCTGCTATTATCGGGCTTTTTGATAGCACTATCGAAACTATCGTAGCACTAGCTATTTTAATGCCGATTGTTGCTTCTATGGGCGGAAATACAGGCACACAAGCACTTACCGTTACCGTCAGGCGACTGGCTTTGGGCGAAATCGAATTTAAAGATAAGAAAAATGTTTTATTTAGAGAAGTTGCTATTGCTTTTACAAACGGTATGATTTTTGCTATTATTATGGGCTTTGTGGCGTATTTTTGGTTTGGCATAAAGCTTTTAGGCGTTGTTATTGCGATGTCAATGGTGATAAATTTTACTTTTGCTGGAATCTTTGGCACGGTTATACCGCTAACTTTGAAAAAATTTGGCATAGATCCTGCTGTGGGAAGCTCTGTTTTACTTACTACCGTTACCGATATAGTCGGATTTTTTAGCTTTTTAGGACTTGCAACATGGATACTTCTATAA
- a CDS encoding peptidoglycan DD-metalloendopeptidase family protein, giving the protein MNKFILIFFLFFNFAFAINSGVEKFKWPEGVSLLQFMEKYEIPLSVYYDLDKEAQELTSEIISGSICYVLRDDLGKISQLLIPISEELQIQIYKDKFNKFKLDFTPIVYTKQSNSLGISIETSPYNDIVKATGNTALANEFMSVFRGEVDFKRLQKGDRLVLLYEQKTRLGQPFGSIKILAGMIEENKKGNSLYLFEDKYFDENGKKMESFLLITPINGARIVSKFTPKRFHPILKRYRAHLGVDYAAPKGTKIYAAGNGKVTFVGRRSGYGNTVEISHGGGYSTLYAHLNGFAKGIKVGTNVKQKELIAYVGNTGLSTGPHLHFGLYKNKQAIDPLKVVKIEKTNIVSKEELKFKALVKDMNAKMDLAKDGNLNPQRFENFENSMILN; this is encoded by the coding sequence ATGAATAAATTTATATTGATTTTTTTTCTATTTTTTAATTTTGCTTTTGCGATAAATTCGGGCGTTGAGAAATTTAAGTGGCCAGAAGGCGTAAGTTTGCTTCAATTTATGGAAAAATATGAAATCCCGCTTTCTGTTTATTATGATTTAGATAAAGAAGCCCAAGAGCTAACCAGCGAGATAATCTCAGGTTCGATTTGTTATGTTTTGCGTGATGATTTAGGCAAAATTTCGCAACTTTTAATCCCCATTAGCGAAGAGTTGCAAATTCAAATTTACAAAGATAAATTCAATAAATTTAAACTTGATTTTACTCCGATAGTCTATACAAAACAGAGCAACTCGCTTGGAATTTCCATTGAAACTTCGCCGTATAATGATATAGTCAAAGCCACCGGAAATACTGCTTTGGCAAATGAATTTATGAGCGTTTTTAGGGGCGAAGTAGATTTTAAAAGACTTCAAAAGGGCGATAGGCTAGTGCTTTTATACGAACAAAAAACTAGACTTGGTCAGCCTTTTGGCTCTATTAAAATTCTAGCAGGTATGATAGAAGAAAACAAAAAAGGAAATTCTTTATATCTTTTTGAAGATAAATATTTTGATGAAAACGGCAAAAAAATGGAAAGTTTTTTGCTTATCACGCCTATTAATGGCGCAAGAATAGTATCTAAATTTACACCAAAACGCTTTCACCCTATTTTGAAGCGATATAGAGCGCATTTGGGCGTGGATTATGCTGCACCAAAAGGGACAAAAATTTACGCAGCAGGCAACGGCAAAGTTACATTTGTAGGTCGTAGAAGTGGCTATGGAAACACCGTTGAAATTTCGCACGGCGGAGGATATTCGACACTTTATGCACATTTAAACGGCTTTGCAAAAGGCATAAAAGTAGGCACAAATGTAAAACAAAAAGAGCTTATCGCTTATGTTGGAAACACAGGGCTTAGCACGGGACCACATTTGCATTTTGGGCTTTATAAAAATAAACAAGCAATCGATCCTTTAAAAGTAGTAAAAATCGAAAAAACAAATATAGTAAGCAAAGAAGAGCTTAAATTTAAGGCTCTTGTTAAAGATATGAACGCAAAAATGGATTTGGCAAAAGACGGAAATTTAAATCCTCAAAGATTTGAAAATTTTGAAAATTCGATGATTTTGAATTGA
- a CDS encoding plasminogen-binding N-terminal domain-containing protein — protein sequence MKRLILAFLFLFGISANAAEFSMPTYESPLLEVEDGYATIMNSSDIAVGSSGVVMHKFANGDRSIVARAVVAEKMGNLAKVRFEVFDSLEQKALPLPKVLPSQGDTVILNFLYNRALLVVPNAEIYEQIVAAFPNITFIHPDLAGAHLSYNFKPNPSRDDFRKMCSNNAAGLIFIALDKESLFADCGSFEPLKTFASGEVSYYQIPFYSRVGKIDTMFFDVLNGQINDYDRHYRYLLGQKSGN from the coding sequence TTGAAAAGATTGATTTTAGCTTTTTTATTTTTATTTGGAATTAGTGCAAATGCGGCGGAATTTAGTATGCCGACTTACGAATCTCCGCTTTTAGAAGTCGAAGATGGCTACGCAACCATAATGAATAGCTCAGACATCGCAGTCGGAAGTAGTGGCGTGGTAATGCATAAATTTGCAAACGGCGATCGCTCGATCGTCGCAAGGGCAGTTGTAGCCGAAAAAATGGGAAATTTAGCCAAAGTTAGATTTGAAGTTTTTGATTCGCTAGAACAAAAAGCGCTTCCTTTGCCAAAAGTTTTGCCTTCACAAGGCGATACCGTGATTTTAAATTTTTTATATAACAGAGCTTTGCTTGTCGTGCCAAATGCCGAAATTTACGAGCAAATCGTTGCGGCGTTTCCAAATATCACTTTTATTCACCCTGATCTTGCAGGAGCGCATTTGAGTTATAATTTCAAACCAAATCCAAGCAGAGATGATTTTAGAAAAATGTGTTCAAACAACGCAGCAGGGCTTATTTTTATCGCATTAGATAAAGAGAGTTTATTTGCTGATTGTGGCAGTTTCGAGCCACTTAAAACTTTTGCTAGTGGCGAAGTAAGCTACTATCAAATTCCGTTTTACTCACGCGTAGGTAAGATTGATACTATGTTTTTTGATGTTTTAAACGGACAAATCAACGACTATGACAGACATTATAGATACCTTTTAGGACAAAAAAGTGGAAACTAA